The DNA window AGTCGTTCTGGACATCCACCACGATGAGAACGTCGCCCTCGCCAGGCCGGATCGTCGCCTGCTCGTCCATTCGCTACCCTCCGCCATTCTGCCCGTGATGACAGGCATCGCACGAAAAAGGGCAGCCGGTCGCCCGGCCGCCCCGATGGGATTGACGCATCGATCCGCCGCTTATTGCGGGATCTTGTCCTCGATGCCCTTCACGTAGAAGTTCATGCCGAGCACCTGCTCGTCCGAGAGGGCGCCTTGGCCCTTGCACTCGATCTCCTTGCCGTCCTGGCCGACGACCGGGCACTTGAAGGGGTTGAACTGGCCGGACTTGATGGCCGCTTCGGTGTCCTGGGCCATCTTCTTCACGTCGTCGGGCATGTTCTTGTAGGGAGTCATCACGACCATGTGGGCGTTGATGCCGCCCCAGGTGTCCTCGGACTTCCAGGTGCCGTCGAGAACCGCCTTGGCGCGGGCGACGTAGTAGTCCGACCAATTGTCCGTGATGGCCGTGAGCTGCGCCTTCGGGGCGAAGCGCTCCATGTCGGAGGCCTGGCCGAAGCCGAACTTGCCCCTTGCCTCGGCGGCCTGGATCGGAGCCGGGCTGTCCGTGTGCTGGGCCAGGACGTCGACGCCCTGGTCGAGGAGCGCCTTGGCGGCATCGCCTTCCTTCGCCGGATCGAACCACGTGTTGGCGAACACGATCTTGATCTTGACGTTCGGGTTCACCGACTGGGCGCCGAGATAATAGGCGTTGATGCCGGCGATCACTTCCGGGATCGGGAAGGCACCCACATAGCCGATGACGTTGGACTTGGTCATCTTGCCGGCGATCACGCCGGTGATGTAGCGGCCCTCGTGGAACTTCGCCGCGTAGGTCGAGAGGTTCGGGGCGCGCTTGAAGCCGGTGGCATGCTCGAACTTGATGTTCGGATACTTCTTGGCGACCTTCAGGGTCGGCTCCATGAAGCCGAAGGAGGTCGTGAAGATCAGGTCGTGGCCGGTGCGGGCGAGCTGCTCGATGGCGCGCTCGGAATCGGCTTCCGGCACGCTCTCGACGAAGGTCGTCGTCACCTTGCCCGGAAAGGCCTTCTCGATCGCCTGGCGGCCCTGGTCATGCTGATGGCTCCAGCCGAAGTCGCCGACGGGGCCCACGTAGATGAAGCCGACCTTGATCTTGTCCTTCGCCTGCGCGAAGGCGCCGGTCGCGGACAGAGCCAGGACCGCTGCCCCCGCAACGGCTCCGAAGACTTTCCCTGAAAACATGCTCGTTCCCTCGAGTTTGGATTTCAACCCTTCCGTCGCAGGTCTGAGGCGTTCTGGCAAGAATTCCTCTGCCTACACTTTGGTCAGATTAACACCAGTTTGCTCACCGGTCAGGCACGAACGGCACCCCCAGGGAACCGGGCGCCCCGACGGCGCGGCCGCGCCGCAGGGAGAGCAGCAGAAGGGCCAGGATCGTCGCGAGATAGGGCACCGCCGACAGGACCTGGGGCGGCACGCCGAATTGGGCCGCCTGGGCGTGAAGCTGGAGCACGGTCGCCGCGCCGAAGATGTAGGCCCCGACCAGGAGCCAGCCCGGCCGCCAGGCCGCGAAGACCACGAGCGCCAGCGCGATCCAGCCGCGTCCCGCCGTCATGCCGGGCGACCAGAACCGGGTATAGACGAGGGCGAGATAGGCGCCGGCGAGCCCCGAGCAGGCGCCGCCGAACAGGATGGCCCAGAAGCGCACTCGCCAGACCGGCAGGCCGAGCGCGTTGGCCGAGGTATGGTTCTCGCCGATGGAGCGCAGGGTCAGGCCGGACCGGGACCGGGTGAGGTAGAGGGCGATCAGGATCGTGAGGGCGATCGACGCGTAGACGAAGAGGTCCTGCTCAAAAAACAGGCGGCCGATCACCGGGATGTCGCTTAAGGTCGGAACGTCGATATGCGCAATCGGATCGCGCCTCGCACCCACGAAGGGAGCCCCGACCAGGCCGGACAGGCCGAGGCCGAAGATCGTCAGCGCCAGGCCGGAGCCGACCTGGTTTGCCGCGAAGCCCAGCACCACGAGGGCGAAGAGCGCCGCCATCAGGACCCCGGCCAGCATGCCGGCCGCGACGCCCAGCAGGGTCGAGTCGAAGGTGACGGCGGCCGCGAAGCTGCAGGCGGCCCCCATGGCCATCATGCCCTCGACGCCGAGATTGAGGACGCCGGAGCGCTCCGTGACCAGCTCGCCGAGCGCCGCGATCAGGAGCGGCGTGGATGCCGTCACGATGGTGAGAAGGATGGCCTCGAAAGTGGTCATTTGCCCCCTCCCCGTGCAATGAGACGAATGCGGTAGCTCACCAGCGCGTCGGCCGCGAGCACGCAGAGCAGCAGGATGCCCTGGAAGGCCTGCGTGAGGTCGAGCGGCAGCTTCAGGAGGATCTGCGCGCTCTCGCCGCCGATGAAGGTCAGCGCGACCACGAGCGCGGCGATCAGGATCCCGATGGGGTTGAGCCTCCCCAGAAACGCCACCGTGATGGCCGTGAAGCCGTAGCCTGGGGAGATCGACGGCTGGAGCTGCCCGATCTGGCCCGAGACCTCCGCTATGCCGGCAAGCCCCGCCAACCCGCCCGAGATGGCGAAGACCGCCATGGTGGTGGCCTTGGAGCTGAAGCCCGCGAACCGGGCCGCCCGAGGTGCGTCACCGGTGAGCTTCAGGCGGTAGCCGAAGAGCGTCCGCCCCAGGATCACGGCGGTGAGCAGGACCGCCACCAGGGCGAACAGAGCGCCGTAATGCACACGCCCGCCCTCCAGGATCGGATGCAGGGTCGCCGATGGATCGAAGGTCACCGATTGCGGGAAGTTGAAGCCCTTCGGATCGCGCCACGGACCGCGCACCAGGTAATCCAGGATGAGCTGCGCCACGTAGACCAGCATGAGGCTGGTCAGGATCTCGTTGACGCCGAACCGGGTCTTCAGGAAGGCCGGGATGAGCCCGTAGAGCGCACCGCCGACGATCCCCAGGATCAGCATGAGGGGCAGCACCCAGGCCCCGGCCTCGGTCCCGTGGGTCCGCAGGGCGAGCCAGCTGCCCAGCACGGCGCCGATCACGTATTGTCCCTCCGCGCCGATATTCCAGAGGTTGGCCCGGAAGCAGTAGGACAGGCCGATGGCGATCAGCGCCAGCGGCGTCGCCTTGACGACGAGCTCCTGCAGGGCCCAAGGGTCGCTCAGGGGCTGGAGCACATAGACGTCGAAGGCCGCGATGGGCGAGCGGCCCATCAGCCAGATCACGAAGCCGGCGATCAGGAACGCGGTCACGAAGGCGGCCACCGGGGCGAGCGCCCGCATGACCGGCGAGACGCTCGCG is part of the Microvirga terrae genome and encodes:
- a CDS encoding BMP family ABC transporter substrate-binding protein, coding for MFSGKVFGAVAGAAVLALSATGAFAQAKDKIKVGFIYVGPVGDFGWSHQHDQGRQAIEKAFPGKVTTTFVESVPEADSERAIEQLARTGHDLIFTTSFGFMEPTLKVAKKYPNIKFEHATGFKRAPNLSTYAAKFHEGRYITGVIAGKMTKSNVIGYVGAFPIPEVIAGINAYYLGAQSVNPNVKIKIVFANTWFDPAKEGDAAKALLDQGVDVLAQHTDSPAPIQAAEARGKFGFGQASDMERFAPKAQLTAITDNWSDYYVARAKAVLDGTWKSEDTWGGINAHMVVMTPYKNMPDDVKKMAQDTEAAIKSGQFNPFKCPVVGQDGKEIECKGQGALSDEQVLGMNFYVKGIEDKIPQ
- a CDS encoding ABC transporter permease, which translates into the protein MTTFEAILLTIVTASTPLLIAALGELVTERSGVLNLGVEGMMAMGAACSFAAAVTFDSTLLGVAAGMLAGVLMAALFALVVLGFAANQVGSGLALTIFGLGLSGLVGAPFVGARRDPIAHIDVPTLSDIPVIGRLFFEQDLFVYASIALTILIALYLTRSRSGLTLRSIGENHTSANALGLPVWRVRFWAILFGGACSGLAGAYLALVYTRFWSPGMTAGRGWIALALVVFAAWRPGWLLVGAYIFGAATVLQLHAQAAQFGVPPQVLSAVPYLATILALLLLSLRRGRAVGAPGSLGVPFVPDR
- a CDS encoding ABC transporter permease, with the translated sequence MRFELTPRASVSPVMRALAPVAAFVTAFLIAGFVIWLMGRSPIAAFDVYVLQPLSDPWALQELVVKATPLALIAIGLSYCFRANLWNIGAEGQYVIGAVLGSWLALRTHGTEAGAWVLPLMLILGIVGGALYGLIPAFLKTRFGVNEILTSLMLVYVAQLILDYLVRGPWRDPKGFNFPQSVTFDPSATLHPILEGGRVHYGALFALVAVLLTAVILGRTLFGYRLKLTGDAPRAARFAGFSSKATTMAVFAISGGLAGLAGIAEVSGQIGQLQPSISPGYGFTAITVAFLGRLNPIGILIAALVVALTFIGGESAQILLKLPLDLTQAFQGILLLCVLAADALVSYRIRLIARGGGK